In Luteolibacter arcticus, the genomic window ATCGCTGGCATCCAGTCGCGCACCACCCACCCGGCCAGCGCCGGCAGGGTGAAATAGAACACCAGCAGCAGGAACGATCGATTGCCTAACAGCTCCTTCAGCGCGGCACCCGGAGAGGTCCTTGGCAAGGCCTCGGATTCCGCCGACCGCGGCGCGTTTTTCAGCAGCAGCAGCAACGGCACCGCATAGGCAATGCCGATCAAACCACAGACATCGAACGCCCAACGCCAGCCGAGGTTCGGGCTATCCGCCACGTAGCCGCTGAAGCCGCCGATGATGACGCCCACGTAGATGCCCATCTGGTGCAGCCCGATCGCACGCGACCGCGTGCGCCCGGTGTGAAAGTCCGCGATCAAGGCGAGCGCCGCGGGAATGTAAAAAGCCTCGCTGATCCCCATTACCGCGCGGGTCGCGAGCAATTGCTCATAGCTGGTGACATGCCCCGTGAGCCAGGTGACCAGCGACCACACGAACAAGCTGCCCGCGATGACATGACGCCGGCTGAAACGATCCGCCAGATAACCACCGATCGGGCTCAGGATCGCGTAGGTCCATTTGAATAGCGCGAGGATCTTCCCCCAGTTCGCCTCCTGCCCGATGCCGGGAATGTCGGCCATCACCGAGAACTTCATCGCCGCCAGCATCTGGCGGTCCAGGTAGTTCAGCAGCGCGACCGGCACCAGCAGTGCCACGATCAGCCAGGCTCGGGACGGCACGTTCACGATTCGGGAGGGGTGAAAATTAGCACCTGCGGCGTCCGCACGCCCGGCTTCACTTCACCATTGAAAAGGATGAAACCATCCCGCCACGGCGCGGTCGGCAGCGTGACCGGAGCGGGCGCATCCAGCTCACCGGCGGATGACCATGCATCCTCCGAGACGTCGTAGCGGAGAATCCCGCGGGTAAAGCCGCGGTGATCCTTCGGCGAGCCCACGTGCTTGCCATCGTCACCGGAGATCACGAATAGCGCATCGCCGCGCACCGGCGCAGGCGAGGCCGCCGCCACCGAGGCACGCGGCATGTCGGCGAGGCGCTGCCACTGCCCGCCAGAGAACTTCCACGCGTCGCGGAGATAGGTGCGGACCGGCTTGCCCGCGGCATCGGCAGCAAGCGAACAGCCACCGGTGAGAATGAAGTCACCACCGATGCCCGCAGCCGTCGCCAGGATCCGCCCGGGACCGGGCAGCGGGGGCAGCGTCTGCCAGCCCTTGTCCATCGCATCCAGGTCGAACATCCAGTGACCGGCGCTCGCCGCGGTCGCGTCCGGCTTCTCGATGCCACCGCAGACATGCACCCGGCGACCCGTCACCGCACCGGCCATCTGCGCGAGCGGCACCGGCAGTGCAGCCAACTCACGAAAGGCGGTCGTTCCGTTAGAGTAGGTCATCAGCTTCACCTCGCGGAAATGCTCCTTCACATCACCGCCGCCGATCAGCAGCACGCCCTCCGGCACGGTCAGCGAGACCCCATAGCCATTCGGTGCGGGCAGCTTTCCCGCCTCCTGCCACGTCGCACCGGATTGCTTGAGATCGAGCGCGAAAAGGCGCTCATGCCAGACCTTCTTCCCGCCGTCCCACGGCATCGTGCCGTCCGGGAAATTCGCCCCGCCACCGGCGATCAGTTGCCCGCCGTGGACGCCCGCGAAGGCCCCGGCGAACCCGACCGCATCCGGCACCGGGGGAAGGACCGTCACCTCGGCGCGCACGGGCATGGCAGCCAGCGCAGCGGCGGCGGCGAGAGGTCGGGTAAGATGCGGCGGGTTCATTCCAAGAAAGCCACCCCGTCGGGAGCGGACGAGGGGATTTTTCCCACCCTGCAGCTGTCGGACAGCCGCGGCGACTGGTCGGGTGAGCCAACCGGATCGCTGCAAGTTCATGGCTGCACAATGTCCGCAAGCGGGACCCTCAGGAAGATCATGTCGGCCACCGAGGATTCGAAGAGGATGCCGACCGTCGAGTCATCCGCCATCGCCAGCGAAGAATACCCGTAGCCGGTGCCGTCATCGAGCAGCACGTGGTGCTCCTTCGGCCATGTCTTCCCGCCATCGAGACTCGCCTGAATGGTAAGGTTCCGGCGCTGTTGCTTGTCGCGCGGATTCGAGAATAGCAGAACGGTCCGCCCATCAGGCAGCCGATGCGAAATCAGGCTCGCCATGCACACCGGCTCCGGCAAAGCCCCATGATCGGCCGGATGAATTGCCCAGGTCGCACCAAGATCGCGGGTGACCGAAACCGCGCGCCCGTTGGTATCGCCCTTGTTTTCGCGGTTGCGATTGTCGCGCATCGAGAAGATCAGCGATCCATCCCCGGCATCCGCCACCGCACACTCGGTCGTATCGCTCCGAGCGGGCGCGGAAACCGTCCAGCTTTTCCCGTGGTCCTTGCTGACGATGAGGTTGGAGAACGGCAGTCCGCTTTCATCGCGGCCCTGCGTCGGCGTCACCAGCGTCCCATCGCCCAGGGTGATGCCATTGCCGGGGGCGGGTGCGAATAGCCACCACTCCGGCCGCTTGAGCTGGCTTGTTAGATTCACCGGTTCGCTCCACGTCACGCCGTGATCGTCGGAGTGAACGCACACGAATTGGCTGGTCTCATGGATGCCTAGCCCCGGCTCCGAGCCCCTCCCCCGCCACTGGTGCGTGCCCGGCCGGCCATGCGTCCACACCGCCGAGACGAAAACGCGCCCGCTTTGCGAATCCACCAGGATATTCGCGTCGGAGCAGCCGTTCTCGCGCTGCGGCTTCCCGCCATGCTCGCCCATGTCCAGGATCGGCCGCGGCGCGAACCACGTCTTGCCACCATCGGTCGAGCGCGACAGCCCGATGTCCATGTGCCCCTGCAAGTCGTGAGAGCTTTCATAGCGCATGTCATAGACCGCCAGCAGCGAGCCATCCTTGGCACGCGCCAAGCCGGGAATGCGAAACGTATCGCAGCCATGATCGCCCTTGCGATGAATCCGATACGCGAATCGCGGCGCATGCCTACCCGATGCCTTCTCTGCCCGCATCGTCTCACCATCCACGAACTCGATCGCCTCCACCCTCAGGCCGAGACGATGCGTCAGATCCGCCCCGGGCCGGGTCTTCACCACGAGCTCACAACGATGGCTCCCCGCCGGAAACTCCATGCGCACGTCCAGTTCCGTCGCTTCCTGGAATTTGGTCGTCTCCGTCATCCACCGGTCGCCCTCCTTTCTCAGATGCCGCATGCCAACCTCTGCGAGATCGGCAAAATCCGTGGAACCCTCACCGGACAGATGGACCGATTTCACAACTCGCAGCCGGTCGATCTCGAAAGTGAACTCCGCCACCCGCGACTCCGTGCCATCGTTGAAAATCGGCACCACGGAACGCGACACCTCGATCCCGGCGTGCGCGTGAACACCTAGCATGAGAAGTGCGATGAGAATACGGGACATTTTTGGACTCAACTCATGGACTTCACCGATCCTTCCTCGCCCCGGCAAGCTTTCCTATCCGGTTTGCTCTCCCGACCGGCGAGTCCGCTGCTAGAATCCGTGCCCATCCCGCGTTTCCCATCCAGCCGATGAAACCGCTCCTCGCCCTTCTGTTCCTGCTGCCCCTGATTCTCCGCGCCGAAGCCAAGGTGCTCTTCCTGGGCGACAGCATCACCTTCGACGGCCGCTGGACCACTCTCGTGGAGTCCGCCCTGCGAAACACCGCCGAGTTCAAGGACGCCGAGATCGTCAACATGGGCCTGCCGAGCGAGACCGTCTCCGGCCTCTCCGAAGAAGGCCACGCCGGCGGCAAGTTCCCCCGCCCCGGCCTTCACGAACGTCTCGGCCGCGTGCTCCCCGCCTTCAAGCCCACGCTCATCATCGCCTGCTATGGCATGAATGACGGCATCATGCTGCCGCCCGACCCCGCACGGGAAGCGGCCTATCAGAAAGGCCTCACCCGCTTGAAGGTGGAGGCCGAAAAGGCCGGTGCCCGGGTGATCTTCCTCACCCCACCGCTTCATAAGGTGGACAAGCCCACGCCCGATCCCGCGCGTTACGACGTCACTCTCGACCGCTTTGCCGAATGGCTGGTCTCACAAAACGGGCGGGGGTGGGAAGCCGTGGACATCCGCCCGGGATTGCGCGCCTCGGTCGCCGCGGCGAAGGCAAAGGATCCCGCCTTCGTCTATGCCGGCGATGGCATCCATCCCGGCGATGCGGGCCACCGCTTCATCGCCGAGGCTGCCTGCACCGGACTCTGGCCGCTGCTTAAGCTTCCCGGCAAGCCCGAGTTCGCCGAGGGCCAGGCGTTCCGGACTCTGAAAGAACGCCAGGATCTGTTGAAGCACGCCTGGCTCACGGCCACCAAGCACCAGAGGCCCGGCATCCCCACGGGCCAGCCCTTGG contains:
- a CDS encoding MFS transporter; translation: MNVPSRAWLIVALLVPVALLNYLDRQMLAAMKFSVMADIPGIGQEANWGKILALFKWTYAILSPIGGYLADRFSRRHVIAGSLFVWSLVTWLTGHVTSYEQLLATRAVMGISEAFYIPAALALIADFHTGRTRSRAIGLHQMGIYVGVIIGGFSGYVADSPNLGWRWAFDVCGLIGIAYAVPLLLLLKNAPRSAESEALPRTSPGAALKELLGNRSFLLLVFYFTLPALAGWVVRDWMPAILKSEFGIGQGKAGVSATLYWQVAAIIGAIIGGVLADRWMEKTPRGRIFISAIGMSLIVPAMFGVGYAPQTGHLWVAIAFLMLFGLGWGFFDSNNMPILCQIARPELRATGYGLMNFVSISCGGFADYGFGVLRDRHVPLFGIFSIFASAAVLSVVLVLLIRPRDADAGAAPLAR
- a CDS encoding kelch repeat-containing protein gives rise to the protein MNPPHLTRPLAAAAALAAMPVRAEVTVLPPVPDAVGFAGAFAGVHGGQLIAGGGANFPDGTMPWDGGKKVWHERLFALDLKQSGATWQEAGKLPAPNGYGVSLTVPEGVLLIGGGDVKEHFREVKLMTYSNGTTAFRELAALPVPLAQMAGAVTGRRVHVCGGIEKPDATAASAGHWMFDLDAMDKGWQTLPPLPGPGRILATAAGIGGDFILTGGCSLAADAAGKPVRTYLRDAWKFSGGQWQRLADMPRASVAAASPAPVRGDALFVISGDDGKHVGSPKDHRGFTRGILRYDVSEDAWSSAGELDAPAPVTLPTAPWRDGFILFNGEVKPGVRTPQVLIFTPPES
- a CDS encoding sialidase family protein; the protein is MSRILIALLMLGVHAHAGIEVSRSVVPIFNDGTESRVAEFTFEIDRLRVVKSVHLSGEGSTDFADLAEVGMRHLRKEGDRWMTETTKFQEATELDVRMEFPAGSHRCELVVKTRPGADLTHRLGLRVEAIEFVDGETMRAEKASGRHAPRFAYRIHRKGDHGCDTFRIPGLARAKDGSLLAVYDMRYESSHDLQGHMDIGLSRSTDGGKTWFAPRPILDMGEHGGKPQRENGCSDANILVDSQSGRVFVSAVWTHGRPGTHQWRGRGSEPGLGIHETSQFVCVHSDDHGVTWSEPVNLTSQLKRPEWWLFAPAPGNGITLGDGTLVTPTQGRDESGLPFSNLIVSKDHGKSWTVSAPARSDTTECAVADAGDGSLIFSMRDNRNRENKGDTNGRAVSVTRDLGATWAIHPADHGALPEPVCMASLISHRLPDGRTVLLFSNPRDKQQRRNLTIQASLDGGKTWPKEHHVLLDDGTGYGYSSLAMADDSTVGILFESSVADMIFLRVPLADIVQP
- a CDS encoding GDSL-type esterase/lipase family protein, encoding MKPLLALLFLLPLILRAEAKVLFLGDSITFDGRWTTLVESALRNTAEFKDAEIVNMGLPSETVSGLSEEGHAGGKFPRPGLHERLGRVLPAFKPTLIIACYGMNDGIMLPPDPAREAAYQKGLTRLKVEAEKAGARVIFLTPPLHKVDKPTPDPARYDVTLDRFAEWLVSQNGRGWEAVDIRPGLRASVAAAKAKDPAFVYAGDGIHPGDAGHRFIAEAACTGLWPLLKLPGKPEFAEGQAFRTLKERQDLLKHAWLTATKHQRPGIPTGQPLEPANTQATALLGDYQAFASMKSSSWNGYDRLDFHLAGRASLLIRPKTSAAGQPWIWRTEFFGHEPQGDIALLGKGFHVAYVDLQNLYGAPVALQAMDRFHAFVTLHFSLSKKTVLEGFSRGGLFAFNWAALHPDQTTALYVDAPVCDFKSWPGGKGKGPGSPPDWQRLIKTYNFPDEAAALAWKSNPVDNLAPLAKARIPILAIVGDADEVVPVAENIDLVETRYRKLGGEIQVIRKPGGKHHPHSLPDPKPIVDFVVKAVSP